The following proteins come from a genomic window of Citrobacter europaeus:
- a CDS encoding alpha,alpha-trehalase, giving the protein MLNQKLPHAPSEEMTIDIDLLYEMDPCELKLDEMIEAEPEPEMIAGLPASDALTPADRYLELFEHVQSSKLFADSKTFPDCAPKMDPLDILIRYRKVKRHRDFDLRRFVENHFWLPETPSSEYVSDPENSLKEHIDQLWPVLTREPQDHIPWSSLLALPQSYIVPGGRFSETYYWDSYFTMLGLAESGREDLLKCMADNFAWMIENYGHIPNGNRTYYLSRSQPPVFALMVELFEEDGVRGARRYLDHLKMEYAFWMDGADSLVLNQAYRHVIRMSDGSLLNRYWDDRDTPRDESWLEDVETAKHSGRPPNEVYRDLRAGAASGWDYSSRWLRDAGRLASIRTTQFIPIDLNAFLYKLESTIANISALKGDKETEAQFRQKASDRRDAVNRYLWDDENGCYRDYDWRREQMALFSAASIVPLYVGMATHEQADRLANAVRSRLLTPGGILATEHETGEQWDKPNGWAPLQWMAIQGFKLYGDDHLGDEIARNWLKTVNLFYQEHHKIIEKYHIADAAPREGGGGEYPLQDGFGWTNGVVRRLIGLYGEP; this is encoded by the coding sequence ATGCTCAACCAGAAACTACCCCACGCCCCTTCTGAAGAAATGACGATCGACATCGATCTGCTTTATGAAATGGATCCGTGCGAGTTAAAGCTGGATGAAATGATTGAGGCGGAGCCTGAACCGGAGATGATTGCAGGGTTACCCGCCTCAGATGCGTTAACCCCCGCCGATCGTTACCTCGAACTGTTCGAACACGTTCAGTCGTCAAAACTGTTTGCAGATAGCAAAACCTTTCCCGATTGCGCGCCCAAAATGGACCCGCTGGACATTTTAATCCGCTATCGCAAGGTTAAACGCCACCGCGACTTTGATCTGCGACGCTTTGTCGAGAACCACTTCTGGCTCCCGGAAACGCCCTCCAGTGAATACGTTTCTGACCCGGAAAATTCGCTGAAAGAGCATATTGATCAACTGTGGCCAGTACTGACGCGCGAGCCACAGGATCACATCCCCTGGTCCTCCCTGCTGGCATTACCGCAGTCATACATTGTGCCCGGCGGACGTTTTAGCGAAACCTACTACTGGGACTCCTATTTCACTATGCTGGGCCTGGCCGAGAGCGGTCGCGAAGACCTGCTGAAATGTATGGCGGATAACTTTGCCTGGATGATTGAAAACTATGGTCACATCCCGAACGGTAACCGTACTTATTACCTGAGTCGCTCGCAGCCGCCAGTTTTTGCGCTGATGGTGGAACTGTTTGAAGAGGATGGCGTACGCGGCGCGCGTCGTTACCTTGATCATTTAAAAATGGAGTACGCGTTCTGGATGGATGGCGCTGACTCCCTGGTGCTTAACCAGGCCTACCGTCACGTGATCAGAATGTCTGACGGCTCTCTACTCAACCGCTATTGGGACGATCGCGACACGCCACGCGATGAGTCGTGGCTTGAAGACGTCGAGACCGCTAAGCATTCGGGTCGCCCACCCAATGAGGTGTATCGGGATTTACGCGCGGGCGCGGCCTCCGGCTGGGATTACTCCTCGCGCTGGCTACGCGACGCAGGCCGCCTTGCCAGCATACGCACCACTCAGTTCATCCCGATTGACCTGAACGCATTCCTCTACAAGCTGGAAAGCACTATCGCCAATATTTCGGCACTGAAAGGCGACAAAGAAACTGAAGCGCAGTTTCGCCAGAAAGCCAGTGACCGCCGCGATGCGGTGAACCGCTATCTCTGGGACGATGAAAACGGCTGCTATCGTGATTACGACTGGCGACGCGAGCAAATGGCCCTGTTCTCTGCCGCCAGTATTGTGCCGCTGTATGTCGGCATGGCAACCCATGAACAAGCCGACCGACTTGCCAATGCGGTGCGTAGCCGCCTGCTAACGCCCGGCGGGATTTTAGCCACGGAACATGAAACCGGTGAGCAGTGGGATAAGCCCAACGGCTGGGCGCCGCTGCAGTGGATGGCGATCCAGGGTTTCAAACTGTACGGAGACGATCATCTCGGAGATGAAATCGCCCGTAACTGGTTGAAAACGGTGAATCTCTTTTATCAGGAACACCATAAGATTATCGAAAAATACCACATAGCGGATGCCGCGCCGCGCGAAGGCGGCGGCGGGGAATATCCGTTGCAGGACGGCTTTGGCTGGACCAATGGCGTGGTGCGCAGACTCATCGGTCTGTATGGCGAGCCCTAA
- a CDS encoding lysozyme: MPLRSTPFTPACVTFIKQWQGLSLEKYQDKKGIWVIGHGHEITANETFATPITAMQAETLLLADMRICEAFIHKEMPQIKDRFQLEALIIWIFSVGIARFCAKEIWPVAISQPETF; encoded by the coding sequence ATGCCGCTGCGTTCGACGCCTTTCACGCCCGCCTGTGTCACATTTATTAAGCAATGGCAGGGCCTGTCGCTGGAAAAGTATCAGGACAAAAAGGGAATTTGGGTTATTGGCCACGGGCATGAAATCACCGCAAACGAAACCTTTGCTACCCCAATAACAGCGATGCAGGCAGAAACATTGCTGCTCGCGGATATGCGTATCTGCGAGGCATTCATCCATAAGGAAATGCCGCAAATAAAAGACAGGTTTCAGCTGGAAGCATTAATTATATGGATATTCAGCGTGGGGATTGCCCGATTTTGCGCTAAAGAAATCTGGCCGGTGGCTATTTCACAGCCAGAAACATTCTGA
- a CDS encoding response regulator transcription factor — translation MQVIMFDRQSIFIHGMNVSLQEHIPGVDVQGVSQADDLWQMLEDSPDALVMLDGDLDAEFCRSLLQQIAERFATVKVLVTATDCRKKWLQEVTQLNVLAIVPRDSDAETFTLALNSVAMGMMFIPRDCITATESGGQNIRLLSARQREILTMLAAGESNKQIGRLLNISTGTVKAHLESLYQRLEVKNRTQAAMMLNDAM, via the coding sequence ATGCAGGTAATAATGTTTGACAGGCAGTCAATATTTATTCATGGAATGAATGTAAGTTTGCAAGAGCATATTCCAGGAGTGGATGTTCAGGGTGTCAGTCAGGCAGATGACCTTTGGCAGATGCTGGAAGACAGCCCTGATGCGTTGGTTATGCTGGATGGCGACCTTGATGCAGAGTTCTGCCGTAGCTTGCTGCAACAGATAGCAGAACGCTTTGCGACGGTAAAAGTGCTGGTAACCGCAACGGATTGCCGTAAAAAGTGGCTGCAGGAGGTCACGCAATTAAATGTGCTGGCCATTGTTCCGCGTGATTCTGACGCGGAAACCTTCACGCTGGCTCTCAATAGCGTCGCGATGGGGATGATGTTTATCCCCAGAGATTGCATAACTGCTACCGAAAGCGGTGGGCAAAATATCAGATTGCTCAGCGCGCGTCAGCGGGAGATTCTGACGATGCTGGCCGCCGGAGAATCTAATAAACAAATTGGTCGATTGTTAAATATCAGCACCGGAACGGTAAAAGCCCATCTTGAATCGCTGTATCAGCGCCTGGAGGTAAAAAACCGTACCCAGGCGGCAATGATGTTAAACGACGCCATGTAG
- a CDS encoding EAL domain-containing protein: MITITRQLPTLFSDASGLLARFLTCAPVKALKTAIAHRQFRPVYQPIFNSQTGKIAGIEVLARWTHPQYGTIPPDVFIPLAEEQGLIASLTHQLIQQVIADLQPRLPLFPNGLYLNLNLSAENCLDPRFESDAVALMQKLAPGQVQLVIEITESRPLHFTPQLSEWFASLRKSNIAVALDDFGTGYSNLCYLHALEPEFIKIDKLFVGQIGEGGDTRIIDTLIELAQKMNLRMIAEGVETRAQADYLRVKRCDFLQGYYLCRPVPPEELIGVMQSPAIFSVD; encoded by the coding sequence ATGATTACCATAACCAGGCAACTCCCGACATTATTCTCTGACGCCAGTGGCTTGCTGGCCCGTTTCCTTACCTGTGCGCCGGTAAAAGCGTTGAAGACAGCCATTGCTCATCGCCAGTTCAGACCGGTGTATCAGCCCATTTTTAACAGCCAGACGGGTAAAATAGCAGGTATTGAGGTGCTCGCCCGATGGACGCATCCCCAGTATGGCACTATTCCCCCTGATGTATTTATTCCCCTGGCGGAGGAGCAGGGCCTGATTGCCTCGCTGACGCATCAACTTATCCAGCAGGTCATTGCCGATCTGCAGCCACGACTCCCTCTTTTCCCCAATGGACTTTACCTTAACCTGAATCTGAGCGCCGAAAACTGCCTCGATCCGCGCTTTGAATCGGACGCCGTGGCGCTCATGCAAAAGCTTGCCCCGGGTCAGGTTCAACTGGTTATCGAAATTACCGAAAGCCGCCCTCTGCACTTTACCCCTCAGTTAAGCGAGTGGTTTGCCTCGTTGAGGAAATCCAATATCGCCGTGGCGTTAGATGACTTTGGGACGGGGTACTCGAATCTGTGTTACCTCCACGCGCTGGAACCGGAGTTCATCAAGATAGACAAACTGTTTGTCGGCCAGATTGGCGAGGGAGGTGATACCAGGATTATCGATACGCTTATTGAGCTGGCGCAAAAGATGAATCTGCGCATGATTGCCGAAGGCGTTGAGACTCGGGCTCAGGCTGACTATCTGCGCGTAAAACGCTGTGATTTTTTACAAGGGTATTATTTATGCAGACCCGTTCCGCCTGAAGAGCTGATTGGAGTAATGCAATCACCCGCAATCTTTAGCGTCGATTGA
- a CDS encoding helix-turn-helix domain-containing protein has translation MGYRLYGFMIGDEIHFDISNRRLYRLTGSHTEKSLAFASIYFNETMLRLFLYLLMNARSQPVTKEELFEKIWEAHSLSPSTQRLWQVLHNLNNKLSLLGLPRDFILNIRGRGYIINYPDVIPVYYRVSELPTHAVKKREKTDNLSE, from the coding sequence ATGGGCTATCGTCTATATGGATTTATGATCGGTGATGAAATTCATTTTGACATTTCTAATCGCCGACTGTATCGGCTTACAGGTAGCCATACCGAGAAAAGTCTCGCTTTTGCGTCAATTTATTTTAATGAAACAATGTTAAGGCTTTTCCTGTATTTATTAATGAATGCCAGGAGCCAGCCGGTAACGAAAGAAGAGTTATTTGAAAAAATCTGGGAGGCGCACAGTCTGAGCCCCTCCACGCAAAGATTATGGCAGGTTCTGCACAATCTTAATAATAAACTTAGCCTGCTGGGGTTACCCAGGGATTTTATTCTTAATATAAGAGGGCGGGGGTATATTATCAATTATCCTGATGTCATCCCCGTTTATTATAGAGTGAGCGAACTCCCGACTCACGCCGTTAAAAAAAGGGAGAAGACAGATAACCTGAGTGAGTGA
- a CDS encoding winged helix-turn-helix domain-containing protein encodes MNKVFLINETVIFEPELRRLGSLASYPERAVTLHGPVNECLAQLLEHNGEVLTQRYLFSAVWEKQGAVVTTNALYQTISSIRKALKAAGLADDVVKTLPKAGFKCIARVVAGERDNFIKPQKISADPVLIAPSSEQTEAFVEATKTSPKRLWPYWVALLLFILSCSVLYQTWKYEEPIFARYHPVGQMNGCTVFSSWYDRDKSQSAFEALSGRYPFSCHEGENAYLTLNHAQRGVTVLICDNNPQKSATRCRSIYYKQQYNENK; translated from the coding sequence ATGAATAAAGTGTTTCTGATAAACGAAACGGTAATATTTGAACCGGAACTTCGCCGCCTTGGGTCATTAGCGAGTTACCCGGAACGCGCGGTCACTCTGCATGGCCCGGTAAATGAATGCCTGGCGCAACTACTTGAACACAATGGAGAAGTGCTTACACAACGTTATCTTTTCTCTGCCGTATGGGAAAAGCAGGGAGCGGTTGTCACGACCAATGCGCTTTATCAGACGATTTCATCCATTCGCAAAGCGCTGAAGGCGGCGGGTCTGGCTGATGATGTGGTAAAAACGCTGCCCAAGGCGGGCTTTAAGTGTATCGCCCGGGTTGTTGCGGGTGAGCGGGACAATTTTATTAAACCGCAGAAAATATCTGCCGACCCCGTTTTAATCGCACCATCATCTGAACAAACAGAAGCATTTGTCGAGGCCACTAAAACATCACCAAAGCGTTTGTGGCCGTACTGGGTAGCTCTCCTGCTGTTTATTCTCTCCTGCAGCGTCCTTTATCAGACCTGGAAATATGAAGAGCCCATTTTTGCTCGCTATCACCCTGTTGGCCAAATGAACGGATGCACGGTTTTCTCTTCCTGGTACGATCGTGACAAAAGCCAAAGCGCATTTGAAGCGTTGTCCGGTCGCTATCCATTCAGTTGTCATGAAGGCGAAAATGCTTATTTAACCCTCAACCATGCGCAGCGTGGTGTAACGGTGTTAATTTGCGATAATAACCCACAAAAGAGCGCCACACGTTGCCGCTCCATTTATTACAAGCAGCAATATAATGAAAATAAATAA
- a CDS encoding SDR family oxidoreductase, with the protein MTQRIALVTGGGRGLGKNAALKLASKGIGIILTWNSNEKEAQQVVEEIRQSGSKAAALPLNVGDISTFPQFVKQVQETLRTHWQSDTFDYLLNNAGIGINAPYPAFTEAQFDQLLNIHFKGPFFLTQNLLPLINSGGRILNVSTGLARFALPGYSAYAAMKGAMEVLTRYQAKELGERGITANIIAPGAIETDFSGGNVRDNAQLNAYIASQTALGRVGLPDDIGDAIAALLSDELAWMTAQRIEVSGGMFL; encoded by the coding sequence ATGACGCAACGTATCGCATTGGTGACCGGCGGCGGCCGTGGACTCGGTAAAAACGCGGCGCTGAAGCTGGCGAGTAAAGGAATTGGTATCATCCTGACGTGGAACAGCAATGAAAAAGAAGCGCAGCAGGTTGTGGAGGAGATCCGCCAATCTGGCAGTAAAGCAGCGGCATTGCCGTTGAATGTCGGCGATATTTCGACTTTCCCACAGTTTGTTAAACAGGTGCAGGAAACCCTACGGACGCACTGGCAAAGCGACACCTTTGATTATTTATTGAACAACGCCGGGATTGGCATTAACGCACCGTATCCGGCGTTCACCGAAGCGCAATTTGACCAGCTTTTGAACATCCATTTTAAAGGTCCTTTTTTCCTGACGCAGAACCTGCTGCCGTTGATCAACAGCGGTGGACGGATCCTTAATGTTTCGACCGGGCTGGCGCGCTTTGCGCTGCCAGGCTACAGCGCTTACGCTGCCATGAAAGGCGCGATGGAGGTGTTAACCCGTTATCAGGCAAAAGAGCTGGGCGAGCGCGGTATTACGGCGAATATTATAGCGCCTGGCGCAATAGAGACGGATTTTAGCGGCGGAAACGTGCGGGATAATGCGCAACTGAATGCGTACATCGCATCGCAAACGGCGTTGGGGCGCGTTGGGTTACCGGATGATATTGGCGACGCTATTGCTGCGTTGCTCAGCGATGAGCTGGCCTGGATGACGGCGCAGCGTATCGAAGTCTCTGGCGGGATGTTCCTGTAA
- a CDS encoding LysR family transcriptional regulator: protein MDKIHAMQLFIRVAELESFSRAADTLGLPKGSVSRQIQALENHLGTQLLHRTTRRVQLTQDGMIYYERAKDLLSNLDELDGLFHHDPASISGKLRVDMPVGVARNLVMPRLPTFLHQYPGLELELSSSDRLVDLIREGFDCVVRVGTLKDSGLIARPLGKLTQINCASPQYLARFGYPESLEDLASHAVVHYSVNLGTRAQGFEVATDNGAKWVKTGGMLTVNSTETYHAACLAGLGIIQVPRVGVREALRAGTLVEVLPQYRAEPLPVSLLYPHRRNLSRRVHLFMEWLTGVMKDYVD, encoded by the coding sequence ATGGATAAAATTCACGCAATGCAGTTGTTCATCCGCGTCGCAGAACTGGAGAGCTTTTCACGCGCGGCAGACACCCTCGGACTTCCTAAAGGTAGCGTATCGCGCCAAATCCAGGCCCTGGAAAATCATCTGGGCACGCAGTTGTTGCATCGCACTACCCGCCGCGTTCAGCTCACGCAAGACGGCATGATTTATTACGAACGTGCGAAAGATCTGTTGAGCAACCTGGATGAACTGGATGGGCTATTTCATCACGATCCGGCCAGCATCAGCGGCAAGCTGCGCGTCGATATGCCGGTTGGCGTGGCGAGAAATCTGGTGATGCCCCGCTTACCGACCTTCTTGCATCAATATCCGGGCCTTGAGCTCGAACTCAGCAGCAGCGACCGTCTGGTGGATTTGATCCGCGAAGGCTTCGACTGTGTAGTACGTGTGGGAACGCTGAAAGATTCAGGGTTGATTGCACGCCCGCTGGGAAAACTCACGCAGATTAACTGCGCCAGCCCACAATATCTCGCCCGCTTTGGTTATCCGGAAAGCCTCGAAGATTTAGCCTCCCATGCGGTGGTGCACTACTCGGTCAATTTGGGAACGCGTGCGCAAGGCTTCGAAGTGGCGACAGACAACGGTGCTAAATGGGTTAAAACCGGCGGTATGCTGACGGTGAACAGTACCGAAACGTATCATGCGGCATGTCTTGCCGGTCTGGGCATTATTCAGGTACCGCGCGTGGGTGTACGTGAAGCCCTGCGCGCCGGTACATTGGTCGAAGTATTGCCGCAATATCGCGCCGAGCCATTACCGGTTTCATTGCTCTATCCGCATCGCCGCAACCTCTCCCGCCGGGTACACCTGTTTATGGAATGGTTGACCGGCGTGATGAAAGACTATGTGGACTGA
- the yhjD gene encoding inner membrane protein YhjD — protein MTQEKEIKRPIQELEHAPIPKIETQERKKTETDGTTNQALKTALTFADKIQRQPVIAHMIRAAERFNDRMGNQFGAAITYFSFLSMIPILMVSFAAAGFILASHPTLLQDIFSKILLNVSDPTLASTLKNTINTAVQQRTTVGLVGLGIALYSGINWMGNLREAIRAQSRDVWERTPQDQEKIWVKYLRDFVSLIGLLIALIVTLSITSIAGSAQQMIISALYLDGIDWLKPAWRLIGLAISIFANYLLFFWIFWRLPRHRPRKKALIRGTFIAALGFEVIKMIMTYTLPSLVQSPSGAAFGSVLGLMAFFYFFARLTLFCAAWIATAEYKDDPRMPGKTQ, from the coding sequence ATGACGCAGGAAAAAGAAATTAAACGCCCCATTCAGGAACTTGAGCACGCGCCGATCCCAAAAATTGAGACCCAGGAGCGTAAAAAAACAGAAACCGACGGTACGACCAATCAGGCATTGAAAACCGCCCTGACCTTCGCCGATAAAATTCAACGTCAGCCCGTCATCGCCCATATGATTCGTGCCGCAGAGCGTTTTAATGACCGCATGGGAAACCAGTTTGGCGCCGCCATCACCTACTTCTCGTTTCTGTCGATGATCCCCATTCTGATGGTGTCGTTTGCCGCCGCAGGTTTTATTCTCGCTTCGCACCCTACGCTGTTGCAGGATATCTTCAGCAAAATTCTGCTCAACGTCAGCGACCCGACGCTCGCCTCCACGTTGAAAAACACCATCAATACCGCCGTTCAGCAACGTACCACCGTGGGTCTGGTAGGGCTTGGCATTGCGCTCTATTCCGGAATTAACTGGATGGGAAACCTGCGCGAAGCGATTCGTGCCCAGTCGCGGGATGTCTGGGAGCGTACCCCACAGGATCAGGAAAAAATTTGGGTCAAATATCTGCGTGATTTTGTGTCCTTGATTGGCTTATTGATTGCGCTAATTGTTACTCTGTCCATTACCTCCATCGCCGGTTCCGCCCAGCAGATGATTATCTCTGCGCTGTATCTCGACGGTATCGACTGGTTGAAGCCCGCCTGGCGACTGATCGGCCTGGCCATTTCTATTTTCGCCAACTACCTGCTGTTCTTCTGGATTTTTTGGCGGCTACCGCGTCACCGACCGCGTAAGAAAGCGCTCATTCGCGGTACGTTTATCGCGGCGCTGGGGTTTGAAGTCATCAAAATGATCATGACGTACACGCTGCCATCGTTGGTCCAATCACCGTCAGGCGCGGCGTTTGGTTCCGTGCTTGGACTGATGGCATTTTTCTACTTCTTCGCCCGTCTGACGCTGTTTTGCGCAGCCTGGATTGCCACGGCGGAATACAAAGACGACCCGCGAATGCCGGGGAAAACTCAATAG
- a CDS encoding MHS family MFS transporter produces MQATATTLDNEQEHTPVNSRNKVVVASLIGTAIEFFDFYIYATAAVIVFPHIFFPQGDPTAATLQSLATFAIAFVARPIGSAVFGHFGDRVGRKVTLVASLLTMGISTVVIGLLPGYETIGIFAPLLLALARFGQGLGLGGEWGGAALLATENAPPRKRALYGSFPQLGAPIGFFFANGTFLLLSWLLTDEQFMSWGWRVPFIFSAVLVIIGLYVRVSLHESPVFVKVAAAKKQVKIPLGTLLTKHVRVTILGTFIMLATYTLFYIMTVYSMTFSTAAAPVGLGLPRNEVLWMLMMAVIGFGVMVPVAGLLADAFGRRKSMLIITTLIILFALFAFKPLLGSGNPVLVFAFLLLGLSLMGLTFGPMGALLPELFPTEVRYTGASFSYNVSSILGASVAPYIAAWLQANYGLAAVGTYLASMAALTLIALLLTHETRHQSL; encoded by the coding sequence ATGCAAGCAACAGCCACAACGCTCGACAACGAACAGGAACATACCCCGGTCAACTCGCGCAATAAAGTCGTCGTCGCCTCGCTCATTGGCACCGCCATTGAGTTCTTCGACTTCTATATTTACGCCACCGCTGCGGTAATCGTGTTCCCGCATATCTTCTTCCCCCAGGGGGATCCGACCGCTGCTACGCTGCAGTCGCTCGCCACCTTTGCTATCGCCTTTGTGGCACGGCCGATCGGTTCCGCTGTGTTCGGCCATTTTGGCGATCGCGTAGGGCGCAAAGTCACGCTGGTTGCTTCGCTACTCACCATGGGGATCTCGACGGTTGTCATTGGCCTGCTGCCGGGCTATGAAACTATCGGCATTTTCGCCCCGCTGCTGCTGGCTCTGGCACGTTTTGGCCAGGGGTTAGGTCTGGGTGGTGAATGGGGTGGTGCTGCGCTGCTGGCGACGGAAAACGCACCGCCGCGTAAACGCGCGCTGTACGGATCATTTCCGCAGTTGGGCGCGCCTATCGGCTTCTTCTTCGCCAACGGCACTTTCCTGTTGCTCTCCTGGTTGCTGACCGACGAGCAGTTTATGAGCTGGGGTTGGCGCGTGCCGTTCATCTTCTCTGCGGTGCTGGTGATTATCGGTTTGTACGTACGCGTCTCGCTGCATGAATCTCCGGTCTTCGTCAAAGTGGCTGCGGCGAAAAAACAGGTGAAAATCCCGCTGGGAACCCTGCTGACAAAACATGTCCGCGTGACGATCCTCGGCACGTTCATCATGCTGGCGACCTATACGCTGTTCTATATCATGACCGTCTATTCGATGACGTTCAGCACCGCTGCAGCGCCTGTAGGGCTTGGCCTGCCGCGTAATGAAGTGTTGTGGATGCTGATGATGGCGGTTATTGGCTTTGGCGTTATGGTGCCGGTGGCGGGTCTGCTGGCCGACGCGTTTGGTCGTCGCAAGAGCATGCTCATCATCACCACGCTTATCATTCTGTTTGCGTTGTTTGCCTTTAAACCACTGCTCGGCTCTGGCAATCCGGTGCTGGTTTTCGCCTTCCTGTTGCTGGGCTTGAGTCTGATGGGACTGACATTTGGTCCGATGGGCGCGCTGCTGCCGGAGCTGTTCCCGACCGAAGTGCGCTACACGGGGGCATCGTTTTCATACAATGTTTCATCGATTCTTGGCGCCTCCGTTGCCCCTTACATTGCCGCATGGCTGCAGGCGAATTACGGTCTGGCGGCGGTCGGTACGTATCTGGCATCGATGGCGGCGTTAACGCTGATTGCGCTGCTGTTAACCCACGAAACCCGCCATCAGTCATTGTGA